In Bythopirellula goksoeyrii, a single window of DNA contains:
- a CDS encoding sigma-54-dependent transcriptional regulator, with protein sequence MSDNRTTATTGPPIRALIVDNDAAHAETMADSLSRVGYECTVATTGAEGADLLENGSFEIVVSDLKMPDVGGLEILTKSREVLPDAEVILVTGHGTIQSAVEAMQQGAFNYLLKPLDLKQLRAVVDNAARNQHLRRANAELSRRLDEKFGFEGVIGNSPPMQEVLDRLRRIAPTDATVLIQGDTGTGKELIAQAIHQNSPRKNRPFVGLNCAALSEHILESELFGHVKGAFTDASADRIGKFEYANGGTLFLDEVGDMPLPTQIKLLRVLESSEITRVGSNENIKVNVRILSATNRDLEDAIAAGTFREDLYHRLKVVTITLPSLSERTQDIPLLIEHFLKMHSQRHHKEIKSITTAARRRLMSYDWPGNVRQLKNILESMVVVDYDHVLDLDDLPEELSAGSPPNSEMGSKGLAGLVGKPLSDIEALFIAETLEFTGGNREEAAKLLGIGERTLYRKIKEYQL encoded by the coding sequence ATGTCTGACAACAGAACCACCGCCACCACGGGCCCGCCGATTCGTGCTTTGATCGTTGACAACGATGCTGCGCACGCGGAGACGATGGCAGATAGTTTGTCGCGGGTGGGATATGAGTGTACGGTTGCCACGACGGGTGCTGAAGGGGCGGATCTACTGGAGAATGGTTCGTTTGAGATTGTGGTCAGCGATCTGAAAATGCCTGATGTGGGCGGGCTAGAGATCCTCACCAAAAGTCGGGAAGTGCTGCCCGACGCGGAAGTGATCCTGGTCACTGGCCACGGCACGATTCAATCTGCGGTCGAAGCAATGCAGCAGGGGGCGTTTAATTATCTCCTCAAACCGCTGGATTTAAAGCAGCTTCGCGCGGTGGTGGACAATGCGGCGCGCAATCAACATTTGCGGCGGGCAAACGCCGAACTGAGTCGTCGCTTGGACGAGAAGTTTGGCTTTGAGGGAGTGATTGGCAATAGCCCCCCGATGCAGGAAGTGCTCGATCGCCTACGCCGGATTGCTCCGACCGATGCGACGGTGCTCATTCAGGGAGATACGGGTACCGGCAAAGAACTGATTGCCCAGGCAATTCATCAAAACAGCCCTCGTAAGAATCGTCCCTTTGTGGGACTCAATTGCGCGGCGCTGAGCGAGCACATCCTTGAGAGCGAACTGTTTGGTCACGTGAAAGGTGCCTTCACTGACGCCAGTGCCGATCGCATTGGCAAATTCGAATATGCGAACGGAGGGACGCTGTTCTTGGACGAGGTTGGCGACATGCCTCTCCCCACTCAGATTAAGCTCCTGCGAGTTTTGGAAAGCAGCGAAATCACGCGTGTCGGTTCCAACGAAAACATCAAAGTCAACGTTCGAATCCTCTCTGCAACCAATCGTGATTTAGAAGATGCCATCGCGGCGGGGACTTTTCGTGAGGACCTCTATCATCGGCTCAAAGTTGTGACGATCACGCTGCCCAGTCTGTCGGAGCGCACGCAGGATATTCCCCTGTTGATCGAGCATTTTCTCAAGATGCATAGCCAGCGACATCACAAAGAAATCAAGAGTATCACGACTGCGGCGCGACGCAGGCTGATGAGCTACGATTGGCCGGGCAATGTTCGACAATTGAAGAACATCCTCGAGAGCATGGTTGTAGTCGATTACGATCACGTGCTCGATTTAGACGATTTGCCGGAGGAATTGTCGGCTGGAAGCCCCCCGAATTCAGAGATGGGGAGCAAAGGCCTCGCAGGTCTGGTAGGCAAACCACTCTCCGACATCGAGGCACTGTTCATCGCCGAGACATTAGAATTCACCGGAGGTAATCGTGAGGAGGCCGCCAAATTGTTAGGTATCGGTGAGCGAACCCTCTACCGCAAGATTAAGGAGTATCAGTTGTGA
- a CDS encoding two-component system sensor histidine kinase NtrB translates to MAIDPPPVGNEQTSQAIQRLMDQYTEIARLAGGLAHEIKNPLSTIRLNMELLAEDLEEGQTPAQRRGLKRIDVMQRECQRLQDLLDDFLSYAKVRHMNLVPTDLNLEIAEALDFFEPEASEAGVEIVRYLDPELPSVMLDREAFRGALFNLLLNAKQAMPSGGQLVVRTAAKGGSVAMYLIDTGCGMDDRTAAQMFEAFFSTKPGGSGLGLPTTAKIIDGHRGRISVQSEVGRGTQFTIELPIPARIHQKSPSSQGNSGETHGETS, encoded by the coding sequence ATGGCAATTGATCCTCCTCCAGTTGGAAACGAACAGACGTCCCAAGCCATTCAGCGGCTGATGGATCAATACACGGAGATTGCGCGGCTCGCAGGGGGCTTGGCGCATGAGATCAAGAACCCGCTCTCTACGATTCGGCTCAATATGGAATTATTGGCCGAAGACCTGGAAGAAGGCCAGACTCCCGCCCAGCGGCGCGGCCTCAAGCGGATCGACGTGATGCAGCGTGAATGTCAGCGACTGCAGGATTTGCTCGATGACTTCTTGAGTTATGCCAAAGTTCGTCACATGAATCTTGTGCCTACGGACTTGAATCTAGAGATCGCCGAAGCCCTCGATTTCTTTGAACCGGAGGCCAGCGAAGCAGGAGTCGAGATTGTACGGTATCTGGATCCGGAATTACCCTCGGTGATGTTGGATCGTGAGGCCTTTCGTGGGGCGCTGTTTAATCTGCTCTTGAATGCCAAGCAAGCGATGCCCAGTGGGGGCCAGTTGGTGGTCCGCACGGCTGCCAAGGGAGGGAGCGTCGCCATGTATTTGATCGACACGGGTTGCGGAATGGACGACCGCACGGCAGCACAGATGTTTGAAGCCTTCTTTTCAACGAAACCTGGAGGTTCTGGCTTAGGACTCCCAACGACTGCCAAGATCATTGACGGCCACCGAGGACGCATCTCGGTGCAAAGTGAAGTGGGTCGAGGAACCCAATTCACCATCGAGCTTCCCATTCCAGCCAGAATTCACCAGAAATCACCGTCGAGCCAAGGTAACTCCGGGGAAACACACGGGGAGACGTCCTAG
- a CDS encoding DUF1501 domain-containing protein has translation MNPQQEKARHETRRTFLGKTAGGIGQIALGSLLYSSVPQTVQAAPAILGSGKLPHFAPKAKRVVCLFQSGGMSHVDLFDNKATLAKFNGEEIPASVKGDQRLTGMTSGQSSYPVVAPLWNGRLCGQQGTWISDLLPHTQTIADDVCLVKTVYTEAINHDPAITYMNTGNQQPGYASMGAWVSYGLGTENENLPTFIAMVSQGSGKNPGQPIFSRLWGSGFLPSSHQGVGLRAGASPVLYLNDPPGTDRKQRRAMLDDLANLNRMRAQQLGDPETLTRINAYEMAFRMQTSVPELTDISEESEATLAGYGPEVHKPGSYAANCLLARRLLERDVRFVQLYHRGWDQHIAIGRQLPNQCRDIDQPTAALVKDLKQRGLLEDTLVVFATEFGRTVFSQGVLGSPTMGRDHHGRCFTVWLAGAGIRSGMEYGMTDDFCYNIVENPVHLRDLHATILHCLGIDHARFTYPFRGLDAKLTGVEEAHIVRGILS, from the coding sequence GTGAATCCTCAGCAAGAGAAAGCACGGCACGAAACTCGTCGCACATTTCTCGGCAAGACTGCCGGTGGAATTGGTCAGATTGCCCTTGGTTCTCTGTTGTACTCCTCAGTACCTCAAACTGTGCAAGCCGCCCCGGCAATACTCGGCAGCGGTAAGCTGCCCCATTTTGCTCCCAAAGCTAAGAGGGTGGTCTGCCTTTTTCAGTCAGGAGGCATGTCACATGTCGATTTGTTTGATAACAAAGCAACGCTCGCGAAGTTTAATGGCGAAGAGATCCCCGCATCGGTGAAAGGAGATCAGCGGCTCACTGGGATGACCTCTGGACAGTCCTCTTACCCTGTGGTTGCACCTTTGTGGAATGGTCGTCTTTGTGGACAACAAGGGACTTGGATCAGCGATCTGCTTCCCCATACGCAAACCATCGCGGATGATGTTTGCCTCGTGAAGACGGTTTACACCGAGGCGATCAACCATGATCCTGCGATCACGTACATGAATACTGGCAACCAGCAACCGGGTTACGCGAGCATGGGGGCATGGGTGAGCTACGGCTTGGGAACTGAAAACGAGAACCTACCCACCTTTATTGCCATGGTATCGCAAGGATCGGGAAAGAACCCCGGACAACCAATCTTCTCGCGACTCTGGGGTAGCGGTTTTCTCCCTTCCTCCCATCAAGGAGTTGGTTTACGCGCTGGTGCCAGCCCGGTACTTTACCTCAATGATCCGCCCGGTACAGATAGGAAACAGCGCCGCGCAATGCTTGATGATCTGGCGAATCTCAATCGAATGCGCGCCCAGCAACTTGGTGATCCGGAAACACTAACTCGCATCAACGCCTACGAAATGGCGTTCCGCATGCAAACCTCCGTGCCAGAACTTACCGATATCAGCGAAGAATCGGAAGCAACACTTGCTGGCTATGGTCCCGAAGTTCATAAGCCTGGAAGCTATGCGGCGAATTGTCTTCTGGCGAGACGTCTGTTGGAACGCGACGTTCGATTTGTCCAACTCTACCATCGTGGCTGGGACCAACATATTGCAATCGGTCGGCAACTTCCCAATCAGTGTCGAGATATCGATCAACCGACAGCCGCGCTAGTGAAGGATCTCAAACAACGCGGTTTGTTGGAAGACACGCTGGTGGTATTCGCAACAGAGTTCGGTCGTACTGTCTTCAGCCAAGGAGTCCTGGGCTCCCCCACAATGGGACGCGACCACCATGGCCGATGCTTTACGGTATGGCTAGCAGGTGCGGGAATCAGAAGTGGAATGGAATACGGAATGACGGATGACTTTTGTTACAACATTGTCGAGAATCCAGTCCACCTGCGCGATCTTCATGCCACGATTCTCCATTGCCTGGGTATCGATCATGCTCGGTTTACCTATCCATTCAGGGGGCTCGATGCTAAACTGACCGGTGTAGAAGAAGCCCACATCGTACGTGGAATACTGTCGTGA
- a CDS encoding PSD1 and planctomycete cytochrome C domain-containing protein yields the protein MRILTFLLILLSSQAPSGALVALDFNRDVRPILSENCFACHGFDEGAREADLRLDEAGSALKDRGGYAAIVPRNLEASELWRRINSEDEDEMMPPPDSRRELTLEQKKTLRLWIEQGAPYAKHWSFISPEKSPIPKVADESWPRNEIDLFVAARLEEEKIVPLQEADRRTLIRRLSLDLTGLPPSAEEVEAFALDDESQAYERLVDRLLASPHFGERMALEWLDAARYADTNGYSIDGGRHLWLWRDWVINAFNENLPYDQFLVDQIAGDLMTDPTESQLIATGFQRNNMVTHEGGTIPEENITNYNADRLKTLGEAVLGLTLGCAQCHDHKYDPITQRDYYRLFAYFNTLGDVGLDGDRGVNARPTFETRTVLPTGELPALKARIDEINNELNSPNPVEVTEWEQRQKELLSERGRDFAMHSAKLLEISTPNQGAGFEIEENHYVKITNAPKFVAYEVSMQLPHVDRKVTGIRIVFHPDALAPGEGWGYGKLDTNESGEDSNGPEKGTFVLTALAASAGSVPGDQLDLHHILGVSSVTANSWREDYLPGNVLDARRNNGWSPKLAHKGPVHITLNLEKPFDATQMSYLTMHVNFGQSVKLVAAKFEFYALTGNDDDSELPEEVIEIIETPKDNRSSEQIERLRHYFASHSDTMLPLRIELANLEERVSVLTQKFPTMVMDEADEPRETHILNRGSYASPGERVTPGIPEALPKPPAGVSANRLGLARWLTMPTNPLTARVAVNRIWQMLFGTGIVRTAADFGAQGAWPTHPELLDWLAVDFVEDGWDIKALVRKIVTSATYRRTSATGQTSKLLEIDPDNELLARGPRFRLPAEFIRDSALKISGLLVPRIGGPSVNPYTPGDLWREVSHYGSTGATAQTFVQDHGEKLYRRSLYTYWKRTVPPPNMAAFDAPTRETCTIQRLSTTTPLQALVLLNDTQFVEAARNFAERIIAHGNKDSDRARWAFEECVSRTPTVEELEVLANALDRERRRYSDDQTAAEEFLANGESPRNEQIPPGEHAAWSQVAALLMNLSETVTCN from the coding sequence ATGCGCATCTTGACCTTTCTATTAATCTTGCTCAGCAGCCAAGCCCCGAGTGGAGCATTAGTTGCGCTGGACTTCAACCGCGATGTGCGGCCAATTCTTTCGGAGAATTGCTTCGCTTGCCACGGATTCGATGAAGGGGCACGCGAGGCAGACTTGCGGCTTGATGAGGCCGGATCGGCTTTGAAAGATCGCGGGGGGTACGCCGCGATCGTGCCTCGCAATTTGGAGGCGAGTGAACTCTGGCGGCGGATTAATAGCGAAGACGAGGACGAGATGATGCCGCCTCCCGATTCGCGTCGGGAGCTAACTCTTGAGCAAAAGAAAACGCTTCGATTGTGGATTGAACAAGGCGCTCCCTATGCGAAGCATTGGTCGTTCATTTCCCCCGAGAAGTCGCCGATTCCCAAGGTTGCCGATGAGTCTTGGCCGCGAAATGAGATTGATCTTTTCGTCGCTGCTCGGCTCGAAGAGGAAAAGATCGTTCCCTTGCAAGAGGCAGATCGACGCACGCTCATTAGACGTCTTTCGCTAGATCTTACCGGATTGCCGCCTTCGGCGGAGGAAGTCGAGGCATTTGCATTGGACGACGAGTCGCAGGCGTACGAAAGACTAGTTGATCGTCTGCTTGCCAGCCCACATTTTGGTGAGCGAATGGCTCTGGAATGGCTTGATGCTGCACGTTACGCCGACACTAACGGCTATTCGATCGATGGAGGCCGACATCTTTGGCTCTGGCGTGATTGGGTCATCAATGCGTTCAACGAAAACTTGCCCTATGATCAATTCTTGGTGGATCAAATTGCAGGGGACTTGATGACCGACCCAACGGAATCCCAGCTTATAGCGACAGGATTTCAACGGAACAATATGGTTACACACGAGGGGGGAACCATTCCTGAAGAGAACATCACGAACTACAACGCTGATCGTCTGAAAACTCTCGGAGAAGCGGTACTCGGGTTGACCTTGGGATGCGCCCAGTGTCACGATCACAAATATGATCCCATCACACAGCGGGATTATTATCGTTTGTTTGCCTATTTTAATACGCTTGGTGACGTTGGACTCGACGGAGATAGAGGCGTAAACGCTCGTCCCACTTTCGAGACTCGAACGGTTTTACCCACTGGTGAGTTACCCGCTCTAAAGGCTCGTATCGATGAGATAAATAATGAACTGAATTCCCCCAATCCGGTTGAAGTCACTGAGTGGGAGCAACGTCAGAAAGAACTGCTAAGTGAACGGGGGCGTGATTTTGCAATGCATTCCGCGAAGCTCCTTGAGATAAGCACCCCCAACCAAGGGGCGGGATTTGAGATCGAAGAGAACCACTATGTGAAGATCACAAATGCACCGAAATTTGTCGCTTACGAAGTTTCAATGCAACTCCCACATGTTGATCGGAAAGTCACTGGTATCAGAATCGTGTTCCACCCTGATGCCTTGGCACCGGGTGAAGGCTGGGGCTACGGCAAGTTGGACACTAACGAATCAGGGGAAGATTCCAATGGCCCTGAGAAAGGTACGTTTGTCCTAACTGCGCTGGCGGCTAGCGCAGGAAGTGTGCCAGGTGATCAGCTAGACCTCCACCATATTTTAGGTGTCTCAAGCGTTACAGCAAATTCTTGGCGCGAAGACTATCTTCCTGGAAATGTTCTCGACGCAAGGCGCAACAACGGTTGGTCTCCAAAGCTTGCACACAAAGGTCCCGTACATATCACACTTAATCTGGAGAAACCATTCGATGCGACCCAAATGTCCTATCTCACAATGCATGTGAACTTTGGACAGTCGGTTAAATTAGTAGCGGCCAAGTTCGAGTTTTATGCCTTGACCGGCAATGACGATGATAGTGAGCTGCCCGAGGAGGTGATTGAGATTATCGAGACACCCAAGGATAATCGAAGCTCGGAACAGATTGAACGCCTTCGCCACTATTTTGCCAGTCACTCCGACACGATGCTGCCACTTAGGATTGAGCTGGCTAATTTGGAAGAACGCGTAAGTGTGCTGACCCAGAAGTTTCCAACGATGGTGATGGATGAGGCAGACGAACCACGTGAGACACATATCCTTAACCGAGGAAGCTACGCATCTCCTGGCGAAAGAGTGACTCCTGGTATACCCGAAGCGCTACCGAAACCCCCTGCAGGCGTATCGGCAAATAGGCTAGGCTTGGCTCGATGGCTCACGATGCCTACAAACCCCCTCACCGCGAGAGTTGCAGTCAACCGTATATGGCAGATGTTGTTCGGCACAGGGATAGTTCGTACCGCCGCCGATTTCGGTGCACAGGGAGCGTGGCCCACGCATCCCGAGTTGCTTGACTGGCTGGCGGTTGACTTTGTCGAAGACGGTTGGGATATAAAGGCCTTAGTTCGCAAGATAGTGACTTCAGCCACGTATCGCAGAACCTCGGCAACTGGTCAAACAAGCAAACTTCTTGAAATAGATCCAGACAATGAACTTCTCGCGCGGGGACCGAGATTTCGATTGCCGGCTGAATTCATTCGCGATTCGGCCCTCAAGATCAGTGGATTGCTAGTCCCCCGCATCGGTGGCCCAAGCGTGAATCCCTACACCCCTGGAGATTTGTGGCGCGAGGTAAGCCACTATGGGAGCACCGGAGCGACTGCCCAGACGTTTGTCCAAGACCATGGCGAGAAACTTTATCGGCGTTCGCTCTATACTTATTGGAAGCGCACAGTGCCTCCGCCGAATATGGCTGCATTTGATGCTCCCACGCGAGAAACTTGCACGATTCAGCGGCTTTCGACGACGACACCTTTGCAAGCCCTCGTTCTTTTGAATGACACACAATTCGTCGAAGCGGCGCGGAATTTTGCGGAGCGAATCATCGCTCATGGTAATAAAGACTCTGATCGCGCTCGCTGGGCATTCGAGGAATGTGTTTCTCGAACGCCAACCGTCGAAGAACTCGAAGTATTGGCCAATGCCCTGGATAGGGAACGACGCCGTTATAGTGACGACCAAACCGCAGCAGAAGAGTTTCTTGCCAATGGTGAGTCGCCACGAAACGAACAAATACCTCCTGGAGAACACGCGGCTTGGTCGCAAGTGGCTGCCCTGTTGATGAATCTGAGTGAAACGGTCACTTGTAACTGA
- a CDS encoding polyribonucleotide nucleotidyltransferase: MNKIRVEKQIGSGVFSIETGYLAKQAAGACLVQYGDTTVLSAAASGPARPGIDFFPLMCDYRERVAAAGKFPGGFMKREGRPTTKETLTARLIDRPIRPMFPEGYNDEVQIQNFVMSSDKQTDGDVLAMNGACAALGISPLPFQGPLASVRVGYIDGEFIPFPTQDDLEASSLDLIVSGNKEAVLMIEGFAREMPEDTMAEAIMAAHGFIRELCDLQEELIAKVGTEKMKFEAPPSDGLFEVLKEKYGARFSEANLIDGKHERHDAVVALRDEAVAELVPDPDAEGAYTLDSFYKNWHDLESHVSREQILSGTRSDGRKSDELRDIQCEVDLLPRVHGSAVFQRGETQAFVTVTLGTGRDEQRVDGLFDEYTKRFMLDYNFPSFSVGECRPIRGPGRREIGHGALAERSVNPVLPDHEKFPYTIRVISDILESNGSSSMASVCGATLGLMAAGVPISNPVAGISVGLVKEGEKWTLLTDIIGNEDHFGDMDFKIAGTQNGITGIQLDLKIKGISEEIIRATLKQSREARIEILRKIISTIARPRATTAESAPRLLRTKINPEKIGLLIGPGGKTIRGIQEEVGCNIDVDEDGTVTVAAADQATAEAGLARVDALTASVQVGKIYDGRVTSVKDFGAFVEILPGRDGLCHISELSNEYVGNVGDVCSVGDQMKVKVILVDEQDRVKLSRRAAMEELGEQEAEPADAAS, translated from the coding sequence TTGAATAAAATTCGAGTAGAAAAACAAATTGGCAGTGGCGTCTTCAGCATCGAAACCGGCTATTTAGCTAAGCAGGCAGCCGGAGCCTGTCTCGTACAGTATGGTGACACCACTGTGTTGAGCGCCGCCGCCAGTGGCCCCGCTCGGCCCGGCATCGACTTTTTCCCCCTGATGTGTGACTATCGGGAGCGGGTTGCCGCAGCGGGTAAATTCCCCGGCGGTTTCATGAAGCGCGAAGGTCGTCCTACGACCAAAGAAACTCTTACCGCCCGGTTGATCGACCGACCCATTCGACCAATGTTCCCCGAAGGGTACAACGACGAAGTTCAAATTCAAAACTTCGTGATGTCGAGCGACAAGCAGACCGACGGCGACGTGCTGGCGATGAACGGTGCCTGTGCCGCTTTGGGTATTTCGCCACTACCTTTCCAAGGCCCCCTGGCATCGGTGCGGGTTGGCTATATCGATGGCGAGTTCATTCCTTTCCCCACCCAGGATGATTTGGAAGCGAGCTCGCTCGATTTGATCGTGTCGGGAAACAAGGAAGCCGTGTTGATGATCGAGGGTTTCGCTCGCGAAATGCCTGAGGATACGATGGCCGAAGCGATCATGGCCGCCCACGGATTCATCCGCGAGTTGTGTGACCTGCAGGAAGAGTTGATTGCCAAAGTCGGTACAGAAAAGATGAAGTTTGAGGCACCTCCCTCAGATGGCTTGTTCGAGGTTCTCAAAGAAAAGTACGGTGCCAGATTTAGCGAAGCGAACCTTATTGATGGCAAGCACGAACGTCACGATGCTGTCGTCGCCTTGCGAGATGAAGCAGTAGCAGAATTGGTCCCCGATCCCGATGCGGAAGGAGCTTACACGCTCGATTCATTTTACAAGAATTGGCATGATCTTGAGTCCCACGTGAGTCGTGAGCAGATTCTTAGCGGGACCCGTTCTGATGGGCGTAAGAGCGACGAACTCCGCGATATTCAGTGTGAAGTCGACCTCTTGCCACGCGTGCATGGTTCGGCTGTGTTCCAACGAGGTGAGACGCAGGCCTTTGTCACGGTCACCTTGGGTACAGGCCGTGATGAGCAGCGCGTTGATGGACTGTTCGATGAATACACCAAGCGGTTCATGCTGGATTACAATTTCCCTTCGTTCTCGGTCGGCGAGTGCCGTCCGATTCGTGGTCCCGGTCGTCGCGAAATCGGCCACGGTGCCTTGGCTGAGCGGAGCGTCAATCCCGTGTTACCGGATCATGAAAAATTCCCGTACACGATCCGCGTGATTTCCGACATCTTGGAGTCGAATGGCTCTAGTTCGATGGCGTCGGTCTGCGGTGCCACCCTGGGGCTGATGGCGGCGGGTGTGCCGATCAGCAATCCCGTGGCTGGTATCTCGGTTGGTCTGGTGAAGGAAGGTGAGAAATGGACCTTACTCACGGACATCATCGGCAACGAAGATCACTTTGGCGATATGGACTTCAAGATTGCCGGCACGCAAAACGGCATCACGGGTATCCAGCTCGACCTGAAGATCAAGGGTATCAGCGAGGAAATCATTCGTGCCACCCTTAAGCAATCTCGCGAAGCCCGCATTGAGATCCTGCGAAAGATTATCAGTACGATTGCACGACCGCGAGCGACGACGGCCGAGTCGGCTCCACGGTTGTTGCGTACGAAGATCAATCCCGAAAAGATTGGCCTCTTGATTGGCCCAGGTGGCAAGACGATCCGTGGTATCCAAGAAGAAGTCGGTTGCAACATCGATGTCGACGAGGATGGCACGGTTACCGTTGCTGCGGCTGATCAAGCCACTGCCGAAGCGGGTCTGGCTCGTGTTGATGCCCTCACGGCGAGTGTGCAAGTCGGCAAGATTTACGACGGCCGCGTGACGAGTGTCAAAGACTTCGGTGCGTTTGTCGAGATTCTGCCGGGACGCGATGGCTTGTGCCACATTAGCGAACTCTCGAACGAGTACGTCGGCAATGTGGGCGATGTCTGCTCAGTTGGGGACCAAATGAAGGTGAAGGTCATCTTAGTCGACGAACAGGATCGTGTGAAACTGAGCCGTCGCGCTGCGATGGAAGAACTCGGCGAGCAAGAGGCTGAACCTGCCGACGCCGCGTCTTGA
- the rpsO gene encoding 30S ribosomal protein S15: MSVTKERRKELVSEFGRSESDTGSPEIQISILTSRIAELTRHLRDNRSDHACKRGLIRMVSRRRRLLDYVKRKNPQKYLDLLRRLDIRK, encoded by the coding sequence ATGTCGGTTACGAAAGAACGAAGAAAAGAGTTGGTCAGCGAGTTTGGACGGAGCGAGTCGGATACCGGTTCGCCTGAAATTCAGATATCTATTTTGACCAGTCGGATTGCCGAGCTCACCCGACATTTGCGAGACAACCGTAGCGATCACGCTTGCAAGCGTGGTCTGATCCGTATGGTCAGTCGCCGTCGTCGTCTCCTGGATTATGTGAAACGCAAGAATCCGCAAAAGTATCTTGATCTGTTGCGCCGCTTAGATATCCGCAAATAG
- a CDS encoding alginate export family protein, with amino-acid sequence MSQLSTFLASAVVLLSTELASAQPYQGTSQYSVAPAALSLGHDFDANGDLTFKYPNSDQEFQLTAGCTEESCDCGDTVGCGDGVSGKGGKKPNPCAGSHKALFYDNDFNYLKDPCYKGHCLGDCLKLMPVSQDNRWGTLDIGGQLRLRYHHEVGMGQQAGETRFEPTTNDFLLSRVRLYSNWQVNDHLRFYVEGIDAQVAAANSAYIPRPIDRNFGDFLNLFVDLKLLESTTLRVGRQELLYGNQRLISPLDWANTRRTFEGAKAMIKAGDWETDIFYTHYVPVVPNELDEADYNQPFYGCYMSYSGFDNFVVQPFYIGYDNQNPAGPVAGSGDFSLHTVGMRVNGGIDDWLFEMIGGPQFGRQSALGVDQDAAFGTCGIGRSLGSQLPWSPTLWGYYDYASGNAPGGSFNQFNQLFPLAHKYLGFIDAVQRSNIQSPNILLTMKPAEKLSLLFWYYHFMANQAGDVVPSIGGTPPQSLTSTDFGDELDVLATYQWGPRSNILFGWSHFWRGDKILAPTDADFFYSQWELNF; translated from the coding sequence ATGTCTCAACTTTCCACCTTTCTTGCTAGCGCGGTGGTACTTCTTTCGACTGAGCTTGCGTCTGCACAACCCTATCAGGGCACTTCGCAATATTCAGTAGCCCCAGCAGCACTCTCGCTCGGACACGATTTTGATGCCAACGGCGACCTGACCTTCAAGTATCCAAATTCTGATCAGGAATTCCAACTCACAGCAGGGTGTACAGAGGAGTCATGTGATTGTGGCGACACGGTAGGCTGCGGCGATGGAGTAAGCGGCAAGGGTGGCAAGAAACCCAATCCCTGTGCCGGTTCACATAAAGCTCTGTTCTACGACAACGACTTCAACTACCTCAAGGACCCTTGCTACAAAGGGCATTGCTTGGGTGACTGCCTGAAACTCATGCCCGTGAGCCAGGACAATCGTTGGGGCACACTCGACATCGGTGGACAGCTGCGACTCCGCTACCACCATGAAGTCGGCATGGGACAGCAAGCGGGGGAAACTCGCTTTGAACCGACCACCAACGATTTCCTGCTCTCGCGCGTGAGGCTTTATAGTAACTGGCAAGTCAACGACCACCTCCGCTTCTATGTCGAAGGGATCGACGCCCAAGTTGCTGCCGCCAATTCAGCGTATATCCCTAGACCGATCGACCGCAACTTTGGCGATTTCCTCAATCTTTTCGTCGACCTCAAATTGCTCGAAAGCACGACGCTCCGCGTGGGTCGCCAGGAACTGTTGTACGGCAACCAGAGATTGATATCACCGCTCGATTGGGCAAACACTCGGCGCACCTTCGAAGGTGCCAAGGCAATGATTAAAGCGGGGGACTGGGAGACCGACATATTCTACACTCACTATGTACCCGTAGTCCCCAACGAACTGGATGAGGCCGATTACAATCAGCCGTTTTATGGTTGCTACATGTCCTATAGCGGGTTTGATAACTTCGTCGTCCAGCCCTTCTACATCGGCTACGACAACCAGAATCCCGCCGGTCCTGTCGCCGGTTCGGGCGATTTTTCGTTGCATACCGTCGGTATGCGGGTCAATGGAGGGATCGACGATTGGCTCTTCGAGATGATTGGGGGGCCGCAGTTTGGACGCCAAAGCGCACTGGGTGTCGATCAAGATGCAGCATTCGGCACTTGCGGCATTGGGCGCAGCCTTGGTTCACAACTCCCCTGGTCACCAACCTTGTGGGGTTACTACGACTACGCCTCAGGCAACGCCCCCGGCGGTAGTTTCAACCAATTCAACCAACTGTTCCCCTTGGCACACAAATACCTCGGCTTTATCGACGCTGTGCAGAGGTCGAACATTCAGTCTCCCAATATCCTGCTTACCATGAAGCCAGCGGAAAAGCTCAGCTTGCTTTTTTGGTACTACCATTTCATGGCCAACCAGGCCGGCGACGTGGTCCCCTCAATCGGAGGCACCCCACCACAAAGTTTGACCAGTACCGACTTCGGTGACGAACTGGATGTGTTGGCCACCTACCAGTGGGGCCCTCGCTCAAATATCCTCTTCGGTTGGTCCCACTTCTGGCGCGGCGACAAAATCCTCGCCCCCACTGACGCGGACTTTTTCTATTCGCAGTGGGAATTGAATTTCTGA